Within the Platichthys flesus chromosome 16, fPlaFle2.1, whole genome shotgun sequence genome, the region ACCTCTGTACCTCTTGTTGAGgtacagaggatgttgcaccttctTAAGAGCTATGAGACagatgggctatacaaatcaaatgtgattgattgattatgtgACAGCCAACAAATTGTATTCCAAAAAAGGTTGACATGGGTGACACCTGGGATGTGGCCAGATCCtggaatctgattggcccctgaagttcATGCCCACTGGCAATtgcttttaaataataaaacagttttttcttattttgttggCGGTCACATTAGAgtactttattatatttcttattCTTATGTGCCAGtgaacaaaataaatctaaaataaagGACGAATCCGGGGGTGGAGCCAGCTTCTTGAATCTGATTGGCCCTTGAAAagccctcatcttcctcacaaCACAGAACTTGACTGTTgctcaatgaaaacacaaacaaatatagaatacattcataataataaatagataaataaaccaAATGATGCTGCAAAAATAAACCCTCTCACCGTCTCTGGGCTCCGGCTCGGTCCCCCTGAACCGGCCTGCAGACCGGGCGTCCACCACCTGCACCCGCCTGGTGCCCACGTTCTCCAGCACGTCCTCGTAGCTCTTCACCCAGGACAGATTGACAGCGGCCCTGAACTCCGTGCGCTCCGGGACGCAGCTCTCCGCTGTGACCGGGTGACCGTCCAGCAGCCAGTTCTTCCAGCCGCCGTCCAGCACCGACACCAGGCTGTGTCCGAACATCCGGAACATCCACCACACGCGCGGCGCGCTGAACGACCCGAAGTCGCTTGTGTCGTACACGACTACGTGCGTGTCGCTGCCGATGCCCAGGTCGCCCACATACCGGGAGAAGTGGCTGGCGGTCGGCAGCATGTGATCCAACGCGGAGCTCCGGTCGCTGCACTCGTCTATGTCAAAAAACAAGGAGCCCGGAATGTGCCTCTGTGCAAACTCAGCCTTCGTGTCCCGCTTCAGTTTCGGCAAATACCACGACGTGTCCAGGATGCGGAGCTTGGGACCGACGAGGTTGCACCGGACGGCCTCTGCCAGCCACTGGCCGGACACCAAAGCTCGGGTCTGAGCCGCCATGACGCGCAGGAACGAGCTCCGAGCGCAGGGGGGAAGCGGACAGTCTGTCCCTGCGATCCCGATCGGAGCACACGGAAGTCCGGGActttcacttcctctcaggGGAAGTTCAAAGTCCAGACCCATCCCAAACTCATTCCATGAACCCAAGTGGTAAATTAATGGAAGTTGCCGATCATTCCCACCTTAATAAAGAATATTTTCTCTGTTCTGTAAATTAATCTAAGTCCTGCATGAGATCAGATAGAACTGTATTGATCCCACAGCAGGACCCtctcacttgttacagcagcagatagtgagaataaaaataagaatatatCAATATCCATGCACCTTCTCCGTTGAAAATATTGTTTGtaatattaacaaaaaataataataaactttaattgTATAGCAAGGagtgcagctcaaagtgcttcacatacaatatagatacaaataaaaacatgtactACAATAAGAAGAAACCAGTTTTTAAGAAACACGGTTTAAACATGttcaaataacatttgaaagaaaaggatttttttttttttttttatgataaatccataaaaacagaaaaaagaaagaaagttgttTAAACATATGAGAGTGCACGATCTATAGTTAAAGGCTGTTCCGCCACTTCTGAGAGAAGTTTACAAAATCTGCTACTCGCTCCATGCAGGGCCtagttttattttaacagagtaaaagaaaacaaggacCTCAGGCAACCATTCATTGTAAATCGTTTATAAGAATACAACATCGATCGATGATTCGATACAGAAAGTGTATATTTTTCAAGAGCTTTCCTTGTGAAAAACCTCTTCAGATGCTGCCTGTCCGATGGGGTTCATTCAGACCTTCTTTCCTTCTGCCTCTGAGATGATCAGCTCCGGACTGGCCCTCTTGAACCATTCAGTCCAGGAGCCGTCGTAAACACAGGCCCCGGGGTGCCCCAGCAGGTGAGCAGCCAGGACAACCTGACACGCGGTGACACCAGAACTACAGGTGGTCCACAGCGGCTGACCTGGGTCCACCCCGGCTTCTCTGAACACTTTGGACAGGCCCTCGGTTTCCAGCATCTTCCCGTTGGCGTCCATGAAGGTAGTGAAGGGTATGTTGATCGCACCAGGGAAATGGCCGGGCAGCGTATCTgtgcaggtgagagagaggaatgagAAATATGAAGATGTTTGGGTAATAAACTCAGAGATCAATCTATCTGTTTCTGAGGGATGCCTCACACGTGGctctctctgtggtttctaAATTTTCtcctgttaatagtttttttgcTAGTTCTTGTGTGtgacaatgtgacatttaatgtgtttattaataatacaaaactGTTATGAAAACTTTAGCTGGGTTTCCACTGTTACTATGTTTTACTCTGTCGCACCTTTTTCAgacctatgagatgaattgtaatttgtgtattaatatgggctatacaaatacaatttgattgattgattgattgattatgtgAATGTATTCCAATAAAGGTTAACATGGGTGACACCTGAGATGTGGCCAGATCCTGGAAATTCGATTGGCCCATGTGCATTCAGGCCCACTgtcaatttctttaaaaaaatcttaaaaaaatgtttttgttagcTGTCACATTAGAATACTTTACTATATTTCTTATTCGTATGTGCCAGTCaccaaaataaatctgaaatacTCTGAATCCAGGGGTGGGTCGAGATTGGCCCTTGAAATGCCCTTGTCTTCTTAACACCACCAaaccaaaggaaaacacaaacaaatatataatacatttaataatcataaatagaCAAATAAACTAAGTGATGCTGCAAAATAAAACCCTCTCACCGTCCCTGGGCTCCGGCTCGGTCCCCCTGAACCTGCCTACAGGCCGGGAGTCCACCACCTGCACCTGCCTGGTGCCCACGTTCTCCAGCACGTCCTCGCAGCTCTTCACCCAGGACAGATTGGCAGCGGCCCTGAACTCCGTTGGCTCCGGGACGCAGCTCTCCGCTGTGACCAGGTGACCGTCCAGCAGCCAGTTCTTCCAGCCGCCGTCCAGCACCGACACCCGGGTGTGTCCGAACATCCGAAACATCCACCACACCCGGGGTGCGATGTGAGACCCGTATTCGCTGGTGTCGTACACGACCACGTGCGTGTCGTTGCCGATGCCGAGGTCGCCCACATACTGGGAGAAGTGGCTGGAGGTCGGCAGCATGAGATCATACGCAGCGCTATGGTCGCAGCACTCCACTATGTCAAAAAACAAGGAGCCCGGAATGTGCCTCTGTGCAAACTCAGCCTTCGGGTCCCGCTTCAGTTCGGGCAAATGCCACGACGTGTCCAGGATGCGAAGCTTGGGACCGACGAGGTTGCACCGGACGGCCTCTGCCAGCCACTGGCCGGACACCACATCTCGGGTCTGGGTCTCCATGACGCACAGGAACGAGATCCGAGCGCAGGGTGGCAcctttatatatagtctattGGTGGCACAGTAATCTTTGCCTGCGATCCAGACCACGGAAGCTCAGGACGTTAACTTCCTCATACCAAGAATAATTTGATTTCATCCCCTATATGGCATTAGATCAGATACAAATGTACTGAATCAAAGATAAATGTtataagttttattttaaagacgtTTACTGATATCTACTAACAGTCTGTTCCGCCACTTCTCAGCTAGATTTCCAAAATCTgcatttcagattttctttgttGCTGTTATTTGGATCCTCTGATAGACTGCAGATTATGATCTCAGTGTTCTAGAGGGAACATGGTTAACTGGAAAGTCAGCTACTTGGTTCATTCAGGGCCTTgtatgtgaggaggagaagcttaGATCCAATGTGTCTCAGGCAACAAGTGCAGAGCGTCTAACTGGACTAATGTGTTCTCTCCTCTTGGTTCTGGTGAACCCCCAAGCTGCAGAGTTCGGAACAAGCTGGAGTCTCTCCAATGTTTTCACTGCTAAGTCCTGTAAAAAGTGCATCACTGTGATCCAGCCGGGTAGACATGGAACATTTTGAGTTGGAAAACTAGGTTTTGGTCAGATCCGAGTCAAAGCTCAGCCTACACTTGCTGGGCCCTACTGGTGAGCAACAGTTGGGCCTGTGTGGCTGAAGCATGCCACCAAATGTCTGACAGGCTCAGCACAAACACTTTAACTTAGTTTGTATGTTTTTGACCTCTATTACTTTCATAATAGATGTTTTggtcattaatgttgcataagtgtgaGTTTTGCCAACctaaaatattcatattaaatcGCTGAATTTATTTAATGGTGCCACGCTTAAGGCAGAGTAATCCCAACATACTCCAGGGGTGCGTTACAGAccatgggagggagggagggagagagagagagagagagagagagggaaagagagggagagagagagagagagagagagagaaagactgcTATATATTGCATTTTggacagagaaggaggaggcaaGACACCAAATTGCTTCATTGGAGTCACTGCTTCTGCATTAAAGATAAAGCCTAGTTGCTGTTGTCCAACAAAATTTTCCGACCACTGACTGAGCTGCCATCCGACCAACTGGCCAGATTGGAGAGAAATATCCACACCGAGGTAAGCTTACTTTTATAATGAATATCTTGTCTTTAGAATAACTGTGTCTATGGTCCTGAAGCACAAAAGGTTTATCTGCAATTAACAACAGtagtgtttttatttgggtATTATAGAaatattcaaaattcaaattcaaactcAAATTCATCATGGTATGTAAATTAATTTCACTGTGAATAGTTTTTAATGACTGTCTGTTTGGTTGAAAAACTGACCATTTCAGTTTTCCGGCTTGGAGTGGTTTGGAAAGACGTGTTGCTATTTCTTAAAtatctttttaattttcaaGCAGAGTCAACAAAATCCCATTCGTTTCTGTCGTATCGATTCACTTCTGATTAATGAAGACATTTAAGCCCAAAAATGTGTATAAGTAAAAGAAAAACGATGCACATGGAAGCAAACCGCTGAGTTTAAACTGGAAAATATGTTAATGATTATAAAAGTTATTGTCCATGAAATCATTCAATCACTTAAATCCCAAATATCCTGTTGGGATTGATTCATAGATACTTTATTTTGTAGTAGTGAGTAACATTGCTCGCGCTGCTTCCCTTCACTAACTGAGCTATTGAAATCATAAGATTCATATCCCAAGAGCTGATCcagcacacagacaggcagcctTGTGTGGATGACTTGAACTGATGAGTCAAATCAGGACAAAATCTAATTGTCCAACAGGGAGGCATGCATTTCCCTGACAACCAATAAGAGCAAAATGCCAGGCTTTATTTTTCTGTGCCAACGAGTTGTAGTAACTGATTACTCGTGCGTGGGCTCAGTTATTGGACATCGCTACAGTCCATACAGCTGCTCTGTGCAGGAGAGGGAACCGTCCCACACAGAAGTAAAAATCTGGATACATTCCATTCATGTTCATCACATTATGACACAAAGAGACCTGTGTTAGAGTCAGCTTCCCCTTCGCCATAATTCAGATAATTGACTTAGTGGCTCGGCTAATGTGAGAAAGGTTGGACATCATGTTGATGAGGAAGGGTGCGTGTCAGGTGATGTGCAGTCAAATATTGTGCATTGTGCTCCATGTGTCTGTCTTTCCCAGGTCTGAAGTGTGTTTGTTAGAGTAAAAACTGTCACAATGACGGCGCTAACGTGTAATGATACAACGTTCATGGTGGAAGGCGGGTGTATTATAATCACTGGTGtccgtctgtttgttttgttgtgacagCGACAACTAGGGCAGCTCTTAATTATATTTGAATGCAACTTGGGAAGTGAGGTCGGGTCATGACCTTCACTggtgactttttcttttcaaattcaTCGAAGGTCAAAGTCTTTGAGTTACATTTTGCATGGATCATCATCTGCACATGTTAAATTGATTTTAACAGCTACATCTCACACAGCCACAAAATATATATGGAATTATGAGATTACCAAAGCTGTTGATATTGGGTGAATAGTAATGCCTCTCCCAAATTTCATGGGACTTTTCAGCAGCTTCTAATGACTTGGACTTTTGTTGGCTTAGATTATTAACATACAAAGTAGGCCCGATGCTTGTTCTCGCCCTGCCTGTATGCTTCAGTGTTCCCATGCAgacgtttttcttttctttttcaaatgctTCAAAATATGTTGTTCTGACATCACAACCGATtatctctccttttctccttctctaaCCAGCCCCCTCCACACCAACAAGATGAGCCTTCTCAACTACCCTGCTCCGGAGTTAGACGTTACCCTGCAAGAGGTTGGCCGTGTCCTGCAGCTCACTTTAAGACCTGACCTTTACCCTGAGTTCAAAAGTGTGCTGGACCAGCAGAGGGACGTCCTTCGAGACGCAGATCAGAAGTTAGCATCTAGACTTGCAGGCCTGGAGAACTGGGGGTCAGAGCAGTTCAAGAAAAGCCTGCTTTCATGTTCCGACCCTCTGTCCACCTCCACAGCCCTCCCTATGGTTCTTCCTCCATCCAGACTGAAGAGATGCACCCAGCTGGGGAGggcagctgctctgctctgggGAGCAGCAAAGCAGTACAGTGAGCCCTCGAAACCTGCAGAGGGCGATGTACCAATGGAGAACACGCAGCAGTCGGAGGTGTTTGCTGCCAGCCGGATTCCTGGCAGAGTTCAAGATCAAATTAAGGTGAGATGAAAGGCCAGACACAACTGGAGAGAGGgttgtatgtatgtcagtgtgaATCTTCTGATTTAATTATAATCTTTATCCAAATCTAATCTTTGGCTTTGTAATTTCCAGGTCTACCCAGACAGTCTCCATGCCATCATCACATGTGTGGGAGGAGTGTTCCCTGTGGACATACTCTGGCGTCCCAGGCCTGGTGGACCAGTGTCTGCTCGACCATTCATTGACATCTACAACCAGCTGGCTCAGGTGATGGATGAACCCAGAGCAGGAAAAGAGAATGATCCCTCTGTCATTTGCAGCCTCTCAGCTCTGCCTCGTAAAGACTGGGCCGCCGTCAGGGAAGAGATCCTGGAGCAAGGAGGggaagcagcagcatcactgggGCTAATGGAGAGCGCTGTGCTAACACTTTGTCTGGAGGACCAGAATGCACCTTCTGATCTGGCCGACACCCTCAATGCAGTGaggctgggaggaggaggaggagacggtcCATGTCTGAGACACTATGATAAGGTAGTGGAGAGAATCAGACACATTCCAATTAGATTTATACTAAACATGTTTATAAAGATTGTCAGTTTAAAGAAATTGCATATTTTCAATGGACGGACATTTtactgaaattgtttttctgtttctctttcctgACAGATGATGAGCCTGGTGGTGTTCAAGGACAGCACCGCTGGAATGTTGTTTGAGCACAGTGTTTTGGATGGGATAGTGGCTGTGTTTCTCAGTGGTTGTGTCTATAATCTGTCTGAGACTGTTGATTTAGAACTAGCCCTCACTGAACCAGAGAATGTGAATGGGTCCGTCACAGTTAGCGATATAAAACCGTTTTCCCCGACTTCTTTAACCTTCCACTTGCAAGGAGTAAACATCCCACAGCCAAACCCGGCCTCAGAAGTAACTAATCAAGTTCTCACGTTTGATGTTCCTTCCTACCCGGATGTCTTTTCTACGATCAGAGATCACAGAGGCCTGTATGATGCCTGGATCAACTTCTCTTTGCAGCTTTCCCTGAGGCAGACTCTTGGGGAATCAGCTGCCAGTCACGTGCTTGTCACACCTACCCATATGCGCCACTACAAACATGGTCGATGTGATCCTACATACTCAGTCACCACTCATTCTCTCAAGTTAGTAGGTGCCTTGGCTTCCTGCATAGGCCCAGATAAGAAAATCCAATACACTACTGACATCTTACGCCTGTTCCATGTTGCATTAATGGAGCACAAGAGTCTCatcagaaaaactaaaagtggTCAAGGTGTTGGTCCCCATCTAGCTGCCTTGCGCCAACTTCTGCCATCTGACAATCCACTGAAAAAGTTTCTGGACCCCTTTGGTTGTCCATCTGTATACCTCACTGGTTCAGGTCTCATTGAGGGTGTAGAGTGTGGAGTAGGGAATGTGTATGCACAAGATCAGCTGGCTGTAGCATACCTTGGAAGAAAAGACAGGGTTCAAATTGTGCTTAATGGAAAAGGGAGCTTTGCTCAGATACTGCCAATGCTTCAAGACAACATGAAGATGAACCTGAAGTTAGTGATGCTTCTAGCTGTTAGATATGCCATTGCCAATCAGATGGGAGCCCTGGAGTGTCTACTCCAACAGGACCAAATTAAGAAAGTGATTGGCAAGGGCCTAACAAGTGGGGAAAGCAAAGCTGACCCCATCACAGGCATGAGACCAAACTATACTATGGTGATCCatggtggagctggagaagagatGATGCTGAACACCCAAGTGATTGGGGTTATTGAGTTTGCTCTACAGACAGCCTTAACCCTTGGATCCCAAGTCCTTCAACAAGGTGGCAGGAGTCTGGACGCAGTTCAGAGGTCAGTGGAGGCTCTGGAGGACTGTTTTCTGTTCAATGCAGGTAAAGGCTCAGTATTCAACAAAGATGGCAAAAATGAATTGGAAGCAGCAATTGTAGATGGTAGTACACTGAGGTCGGGAGCTGTTGCCTGTGTGGAAAGTGTGAAGAACCCAATAAAAGCAGCCAGATGTGTCATGGAGAAAAGTTCACATTCACTCATAGTAGGAAATGGGGCAGAGGAGTTTCTGcaagtgcaggaggaggagaaagctgTTGGGTGTGAGTATTTCTACACTGATATACGCCACAGAGAGTTAATGGCAAAGCTCAGCGGTGGAGATACCTCAAAAAACAATCACCCTCAGACAGTTGGAGCTGTTGCATTGGATCATTGGCAGGGGttggctgctgcttcctctACAGGCGGGTTAGTAGGAAAGCTAAAAGGGCGAGTTGGGGATACAGCAGTAGTAGGGGCAGGAATATATGCTGATGACAAATTAGCTATTGCTTGCTCTGGagatggagatgtttttttgAGGCACACAGTTGCCCAGAAAATAGCTAGTCTCTACCATCACAAGGGCTACAGCCTTAGACATGCATGCAAAGAAGTGATGAGTGAAAATCTGAATGGGGCATGTGCAGGCATCATTGCTGTGGATATTAAAGGTGATGCCATCATCGAATCAAATGCTGGCGTAATGTTTGTGGCCTCTCTGATAGATGGTATTTCACGAGTAGAGGTCCTCAGGCCCCTGAACAGCTTCTCTGATGTGATCTGGGAAACAGATGAGCTGGTTGCCTACCTGAATCCCAAACCCTGGATCCCTGGCTCAACCATTCTGACGAGAAAAACTAATAATGGGGCAAGCAGTGTCTTCCACTTGCCCACACCTGATTTTGTGGCTATGCTACAGGCAGCGAGAGTTGTGTCAAACCTACTATGTGAACGGTTGGGAGTGCGGCGCTGTGCCTTGGTTTTCTACCCAACACCGGATCATCCTGCACAAATCAGACTGCTCCCACTTCATGGCCTCAAGCCAAAGTGGGAGCCTCATCTTGCTGGTGAAGAGGAATTCCATGAATACGATCCTGGCTACTGCAATTCAAAAAGCAGCCCATGCTGGGATGATCAATCTCTGACTCAGGTTCAAGCCAAGATCAGAAACAAATTACCAACACCCAATGCACCTTCTTGCTTTGACTTTTTTGGGGACCGCTCCTGTAACAACCTGTTCAGCCGTATTGTTCGGGGCGAGCAGCCACAGTGGAGGGTGTGGGAAGACAGTGAGTATGTTGCATTCCTCACGCCATACCCAAACACGCCTGGTCTGACTGTTGTGGTGCCACGCAAACCACTGTCCAGTGACCTCTTCAAATTGGACCAAGCTGACTACAAAGCAATGATTTTAGCAATTCATAAAGTTGCCCGACTATTGGAAGAGGGGATGAGAGCTCGAGGTGTTGCATTGATCTTTGAGGGATTGGAGATTGACTATGCTCATGCGAAGCTGATCCCTCTATCCCCTCCAGCTGATGGCACTACGCCTGCTGAGCTGACACCAGAATGCTATCAAAGCTACCCTGGATATGTGTCATCGATGGACGGGCCAGCTGCTGATCCTGAGACCCTTAAAGCGGTCCACTCAAAAATCACTAAGTGCAGAGCTCCACATTCATGGCAAAACCCCGTTTCCCATTCCACACTTGCCATTAAGAGCCAGTGGTATCGCAACCTGTTCCAGATTCAAAACACTCTTTTCCACAGCACAGTGGAATATTTCCAAAGTCTCTGCCATTACTCCTACGCTCTGACCCCTCTCACCACCGACACCATCTCCTCGCCGATGGGTCTGGGATCTGACTCAGACCCAGTTTCTGTTAACCTGCTGGGACAGGACATCTACCTGGCTGACTCAATGCAATTTGTTCTTGAGTACTTTCTTCGCTTCCAGGAGAACCTGCCAGGAACCTACTACATATCTCCCAGCTTTAGAGGGGAAGATCCTGATGCCACACACCTGAACCAGTTCTACCACGTGGAGTGTGAACTGATAGGTGATATGAATGATGCCATTTGCATAGCAGAGAGATACTTGGCTCATCTCACTAAGTCCATGTTGAAGCAACACTCGTATATCATTCTCAACACTGCTGGGACCCTCACGCATGCCAAAGCCATGCAGAGTAAGCTAGAGGGAAAAGATGGACTACCAAGAATCCCTCTTGATCAGGCCATTCCCATGATGCCATCTGCTGACTGCGTTGAGTGGGTCCAGGATGGTCAGCCCCAGTTTGGCAGAAAACTAACACGCAAAGGAGAGCGAGTCTTGATAGAAAAATATGATGGCGCTGTTTGGTTGACCGAGATGGATCATCTGGGGGTCCCCTTCTACCAGGCATATGTGGAGGGCAGTGGGCAGCGCAAAGCCAAAGCTGCAGACCTTCTGATAGGGCTGGGTGAGACTGTGGGTCTTGGTGAGCGTCATTCCACCCCTGAGATGGTGCAAGAAGCTCTCAGGCACCACACAGTTCCTGAGCAGTCCTACAAGTGGTACATGAGCATGCGACAAGCAAAACCCCTCCTCAGCAGTGGTTGGGGCATGGGGACAGAGCGCTACCTGTGCTGGCTGCTACAGCACGATGACGTCAGAGATATACAGATCATACCGAGGATGAAAGGCATGAAATTCATGCCCTGATTATCAGTTCTCCACGTCTTTTCAGGcctttaaatgtaatatatagGACTTGCAATAATAGGATCAAAGAAGAGTTTATATAATGGCTTTTTAGAATAAAAATGCCTCAATAATCCAGAGTTTCATccaattttttgtttattaaatatttccTGCTGCGTCCAtgatcagaggagagagggcatACATGTTGGTGTCTGATACACTGGAGGAATTActgcagaaaaaa harbors:
- the LOC133970758 gene encoding 3-mercaptopyruvate sulfurtransferase-like, with the translated sequence MGLDFELPLRGSESPGLPCAPIGIAGTDCPLPPCARSSFLRVMAAQTRALVSGQWLAEAVRCNLVGPKLRILDTSWYLPKLKRDTKAEFAQRHIPGSLFFDIDECSDRSSALDHMLPTASHFSRYVGDLGIGSDTHVVVYDTSDFGSFSAPRVWWMFRMFGHSLVSVLDGGWKNWLLDGHPVTAESCVPERTEFRAAVNLSWVKSYEDVLENVGTRRVQVVDARSAGRFRGTEPEPRDDTLPGHFPGAINMPFTSFMDASGKELETEGLSKLFREAGVDLEQPLWTTCGSGVTACHVVLAAHLLGHPGACVYDGSWSEWFKRASPELIISEGEGKKV
- the LOC133970763 gene encoding thiosulfate sulfurtransferase-like, with the translated sequence METQTRDVVSGQWLAEAVRCNLVGPKLRILDTSWHLPELKRDPKAEFAQRHIPGSLFFDIVECCDHSAAYDLMLPTSSHFSQYVGDLGIGNDTHVVVYDTSEYGSHIAPRVWWMFRMFGHTRVSVLDGGWKNWLLDGHLVTAESCVPEPTEFRAAANLSWVKSCEDVLENVGTRQVQVVDSRPVGRFRGTEPEPRDDTLPGHFPGAINIPFTTFMDANGKMLETEGLSKVFREAGVDPGQPLWTTCSSGVTACQVVLAAHLLGHPGACVYDGSWTEWFKRASPELIISEAEGKKV
- the si:ch211-256m1.8 gene encoding uncharacterized protein si:ch211-256m1.8 → MLFEHSVLDGIVAVFLSGCVYNLSETVDLELALTEPENVNGSVTVSDIKPFSPTSLTFHLQGVNIPQPNPASEVTNQVLTFDVPSYPDVFSTIRDHRGLYDAWINFSLQLSLRQTLGESAASHVLVTPTHMRHYKHGRCDPTYSVTTHSLKLVGALASCIGPDKKIQYTTDILRLFHVALMEHKSLIRKTKSGQGVGPHLAALRQLLPSDNPLKKFLDPFGCPSVYLTGSGLIEGVECGVGNVYAQDQLAVAYLGRKDRVQIVLNGKGSFAQILPMLQDNMKMNLKLVMLLAVRYAIANQMGALECLLQQDQIKKVIGKGLTSGESKADPITGMRPNYTMVIHGGAGEEMMLNTQVIGVIEFALQTALTLGSQVLQQGGRSLDAVQRSVEALEDCFLFNAGKGSVFNKDGKNELEAAIVDGSTLRSGAVACVESVKNPIKAARCVMEKSSHSLIVGNGAEEFLQVQEEEKAVGCEYFYTDIRHRELMAKLSGGDTSKNNHPQTVGAVALDHWQGLAAASSTGGLVGKLKGRVGDTAVVGAGIYADDKLAIACSGDGDVFLRHTVAQKIASLYHHKGYSLRHACKEVMSENLNGACAGIIAVDIKGDAIIESNAGVMFVASLIDGISRVEVLRPLNSFSDVIWETDELVAYLNPKPWIPGSTILTRKTNNGASSVFHLPTPDFVAMLQAARVVSNLLCERLGVRRCALVFYPTPDHPAQIRLLPLHGLKPKWEPHLAGEEEFHEYDPGYCNSKSSPCWDDQSLTQVQAKIRNKLPTPNAPSCFDFFGDRSCNNLFSRIVRGEQPQWRVWEDSEYVAFLTPYPNTPGLTVVVPRKPLSSDLFKLDQADYKAMILAIHKVARLLEEGMRARGVALIFEGLEIDYAHAKLIPLSPPADGTTPAELTPECYQSYPGYVSSMDGPAADPETLKAVHSKITKCRAPHSWQNPVSHSTLAIKSQWYRNLFQIQNTLFHSTVEYFQSLCHYSYALTPLTTDTISSPMGLGSDSDPVSVNLLGQDIYLADSMQFVLEYFLRFQENLPGTYYISPSFRGEDPDATHLNQFYHVECELIGDMNDAICIAERYLAHLTKSMLKQHSYIILNTAGTLTHAKAMQSKLEGKDGLPRIPLDQAIPMMPSADCVEWVQDGQPQFGRKLTRKGERVLIEKYDGAVWLTEMDHLGVPFYQAYVEGSGQRKAKAADLLIGLGETVGLGERHSTPEMVQEALRHHTVPEQSYKWYMSMRQAKPLLSSGWGMGTERYLCWLLQHDDVRDIQIIPRMKGMKFMP